Within the Trichoderma breve strain T069 chromosome 3, whole genome shotgun sequence genome, the region CAAAACATCGTATACGACACTGATAACCTTGAGCCTAAGGGCTGTTGGGCAGCGCCGCCTCCTTGCGCGCGAACGCTTCTTTCTCGATTGCCGCGTCCATCATGCGGTTCCCGCTAATTATAGAAGTCGCACAGATGACAATATTTCTCCGacctgaaaaaaaaaagttagcCGTGAGCACTGGATAGACCCGTACCACGCCTCGATTTCGCttaccttcttcttgcttcgcGATAAATCTCAACGCGGCAATCTCAGTAAACGTGACTCCTCCGATGAAGACCACAAAGACTGTCTGCTTATGTCCGCTGCCGGACAAGAGGGCCCTTGCCTTGACCGCCTTGTCCTCGCCCTTCTGAAGTTCATAGAAAGTCTGCCCTCGAACGTGCTTGACAGCGTCGTCGAatccttgccatccttgtGTTCCTGCTCCGGGGGCACCGCCGCCAGTATTCGCTGAGACGGTGCCCTTCGTTATAGACAGCAGGTACTGTTTCTGAAGGATACATTGTACAAGTCGGATCGAAAGAGGGGCATAGCCGCTATACACGTATGCGATGTCGTTGGGATCGTCCTCTTGCACTTCATCGACAATCAGCCGTAGCTGCTTTCGTAGATACGTGTAATTGGTTTTGTTCCCATCAGCACCAGAATTCCCCGTCATGGGGATCATACCCGCAAGTGGAGATGAGCGCGATAGGAATAgttgcagcttctccaagttGTTGAGCGTGAGGAGGTGCTGATAGCCATACCCTTGAAGTATTAGGCGTTTGAACTGCTCCAAGTCCTTGGGCTTGATACCCCCAGATATGCACGAGTATATACAGAGCAGCCGAAGCGTCTCTCGTAGGGGAGCGTCTCTGGCTATCAGCTCTTCGATGCCGTCGAATTGCGACGATGGatcggcaccggcagcaagaTTCTGCTGAACCTCCAGAAGGCCCTTGAATAGATCTGTCCGCGTGTGCTTGATGATTTCCTCAGCGAGACCGGTGTGTATCCTCGCGCTCTGGTGTTCTTGTTGGTAGCCAGGTAGTTGGCTCACGAATTCTTTGAGCTCGGCAATTGTCTTGGTCTTATGCTTGCTCTCGTAATCAGTTTGGACCTTTTGTAGGCGTCTCGCGACCTTGTTGAGCAGCCCGCCCACGATGGCAAAATTTGCATTGCGTAACTGCTCGTATAATTTATCGCTGGAGTCGAGCTGAACCGTCCGTTTTCTGCTCTGTGATGTGGCCGCGGAAGACTGCGCCGGTGCTCCCACAATGGTCGTGTCAACCTTGGCCTGGTTATTCTGAATTTCAaaaatctcatcaatgagaCCCTCATATGTTAGCTGCGTGAGCAACGGGGTGACAAAGTCGACTTCACGATCGATAATTATGACGCTCTCGTTGGTCGTGCTGGGGGTGAGTGCCGTCTTGACGTCGCTTCCATTCTCGCCCGCCAGCCGCTCTTGACGCATACGAACGAGGAGATCGGCCACCCGCTTCGCATTGTCGCCTTTACCAATGATTCTTGGGAACAAGCCATGGTTCTGCTGCACTTCCATGAGTGCCTTGGCCATGAGAAAGTTTGGAGTGACATC harbors:
- a CDS encoding sec1 family domain-containing protein; this translates as MAPRAEFSTEQIRGKARKDLLYLLEGVRGKKNLVFDRSLVGPIGTIVKVATLQEYGVDKFFILENNNVDASQRNVVFVARGECGRHAEAIAAQIKRIQRESQTTHDFHIFWVPRRTLVSDQLLEEAGILGDVNISELPLLFFPLEDDVLSLELEDSFKDLYLSKDVTPNFLMAKALMEVQQNHGLFPRIIGKGDNAKRVADLLVRMRQERLAGENGSDVKTALTPSTTNESVIIIDREVDFVTPLLTQLTYEGLIDEIFEIQNNQAKVDTTIVGAPAQSSAATSQSRKRTVQLDSSDKLYEQLRNANFAIVGGLLNKVARRLQKVQTDYESKHKTKTIAELKEFVSQLPGYQQEHQSARIHTGLAEEIIKHTRTDLFKGLLEVQQNLAAGADPSSQFDGIEELIARDAPLRETLRLLCIYSCISGGIKPKDLEQFKRLILQGYGYQHLLTLNNLEKLQLFLSRSSPLAGMIPMTGNSGADGNKTNYTYLRKQLRLIVDEVQEDDPNDIAYVYSGYAPLSIRLVQCILQKQYLLSITKGTVSANTGGGAPGAGTQGWQGFDDAVKHVRGQTFYELQKGEDKAVKARALLSGSGHKQTVFVVFIGGVTFTEIAALRFIAKQEEGRRNIVICATSIISGNRMMDAAIEKEAFARKEAALPNSP